In Gimesia panareensis, the genomic window TCTCAATTCTTCCCCCACACACCGCATCAACCAGGCCCGGTTATCCTGGAAGTCAAAAACCTCCGCACGCCGGCTCACCCGAACCACCCCATTCACTTTTCCATCAGGCAGAGTGAAATCGTGGGCATCTCGGGGCTGGTTGGTGCAGGACGGACCGAACTGATGCAGGTGCTGTTCGGGATTGATTCTCCCCGGAGCGGGACGATTTCTGTAGATGGACAGACCGTTGCCATCAATTCTCCCCGGGATGCGATTCGGGCCGGCCTGGCACTGGTGCCGGAAGACCGCAAACTGCAGGGGCTGGTACTGGAAATGGCGGTCCGTGAGAATATGAGCCTGGCCAGTCTGTCGCGTGACCGAAAATCGCTCGGCAGGATCGACTTCGCCCAGGAGCGTCAGATCTCAAGCGAGATGATCGACGCCATGAAAATCAAGACTCCCGGAGATCGCCAGATCGTGCAGTTTCTCTCGGGTGGAAATCAGCAGAAAGTCGTGTTGGGGAAATGGCTGGCGATGAATCCACGTGTGCTGCTGCTCGATGAACCGACGCGGGGCGTGGATATCGGTGCCAAAGAAGAAATCTACACCCTGATGAATCAACTGGCTGCCCAAGGCATGGCGGTTCTGTTTGTCAGCAGTGATCTGGAAGAAATCCGCGGAATCTCCGATCGCGTACTGGTGATGCATGAAGGTCAGTTGACAGGAGAACTCCCCCGGGAAGAACTGAGCGAAGAAGCCATCATGCAACTGGCAACCGGACACACTCTCGACAATTGACAGAGACAGCAGTCTACAAAGAAGAATAAACACTGAAGAATTAGAACCATGAAAAAAATACTGGGCATCTTAATTTTACTGATTGTGGTCTGCCTGATCACTGCGGTATCCAATAAGAGCTTCATCTCTGCTTATAACCTGCAGAATGTGATTCGCTTAACGTCCCTGTTCGGGATCATCAGCATTGGTGTCGCGTTTGTGATTATTTCCGGTGGAATTGACCTGTCCATTGGCTCGGTGATCTGCCTGGTGGGGAGTCTGCTGCCCTACCTGCTTGTCGAACACGGTTTTCCGGTTCCCGTGGCGCTGATCTCTGTCATGACCCTGGCGGTACTGATCGGACTGGCGCATGGGTTATTGATCACCAAACTCAAACTCCAACCGTTCATCGTGACCCTGTGCGGTCTGTTGATCTATCGGGGGATCGCCCGGGGGATTACCGAAGACCAGACGCAGGGCTTCGGAAATGGATACACCGGCTTGCGCTATCTGGCAACAGGCAAAATTTCACTTCCCTTTATCGAAGGTTTCAAGCTGCCTGTCCCTTTCCTGATCATGATCTTTCTGGCCATCGTCGCCGCATTTTTCCTGAATAAAACGATTTTCGGCCGCTATCTGAAGGCCATCGGTAATAATGAGGCAGCCGCCCGCTACTCAGGAATCCAGACGGACAGTGTTGTAATCCTGGCCTATGTTGTCTGTTCCTGCCTGGCAGGCATCGGGGGGATTCTGTTCGCTCTGGACATTAACTCGGTCCAGCCTGAGGGGATTGGCAATTTCTACGAACTGTACGCGATTGCAGCAGCGGTGCTGGGGGGCTGCAGTATCCGTGGAGGCGAGGGCACGATCCTGGGGGTCGTGATTGGTGCTGCTTTGATGCGTGTTCTGAGAAATTCGATCACCATGCTGGGGATTCCCTCACAGCTGGAATTTGCTATCATTGGTGCAGTGATCCTGGTGGGTGTCATTTCGGACGAGCTTGTGAAACGGTATGCACAGCAACGCCGGGCGGTCCTTCAGGCCAGAGAAACACTCTGATAGTACTTTCGTGATCTTCGGAACCAGCAGCATGATTACATACGAATATTATTGTGAAACCAACGACCAGACGG contains:
- a CDS encoding sugar ABC transporter ATP-binding protein; translated protein: MNSIPSASTPPLLTVRSISKQFPGVKALNQVSLSLNQGEVLAVIGENGAGKSTLMKILAGVQAPDTGSLLIDGQPVSFSNVEEALKSGVALIHQELNLCDNLDIAANIFLGREPRNWGIINQKKTYVEAEKFLHQVGLDLSPRTLVSELTVGQQQMVEIAKALSVNARILIMDEPTSSLSLHESESLFAVIRELKSRGVSIIYISHRLGEVDELADRVTVLRDGENAGHLDRDSISHDQMVQLMVGRNVSQFFPHTPHQPGPVILEVKNLRTPAHPNHPIHFSIRQSEIVGISGLVGAGRTELMQVLFGIDSPRSGTISVDGQTVAINSPRDAIRAGLALVPEDRKLQGLVLEMAVRENMSLASLSRDRKSLGRIDFAQERQISSEMIDAMKIKTPGDRQIVQFLSGGNQQKVVLGKWLAMNPRVLLLDEPTRGVDIGAKEEIYTLMNQLAAQGMAVLFVSSDLEEIRGISDRVLVMHEGQLTGELPREELSEEAIMQLATGHTLDN
- a CDS encoding ABC transporter permease, whose amino-acid sequence is MKKILGILILLIVVCLITAVSNKSFISAYNLQNVIRLTSLFGIISIGVAFVIISGGIDLSIGSVICLVGSLLPYLLVEHGFPVPVALISVMTLAVLIGLAHGLLITKLKLQPFIVTLCGLLIYRGIARGITEDQTQGFGNGYTGLRYLATGKISLPFIEGFKLPVPFLIMIFLAIVAAFFLNKTIFGRYLKAIGNNEAAARYSGIQTDSVVILAYVVCSCLAGIGGILFALDINSVQPEGIGNFYELYAIAAAVLGGCSIRGGEGTILGVVIGAALMRVLRNSITMLGIPSQLEFAIIGAVILVGVISDELVKRYAQQRRAVLQARETL